Proteins encoded in a region of the Megalops cyprinoides isolate fMegCyp1 chromosome 3, fMegCyp1.pri, whole genome shotgun sequence genome:
- the LOC118775735 gene encoding synapse differentiation-inducing gene protein 1-like has protein sequence MESLDELEHPLLGGSPKRSGSNVGNSNASGLFKGILVRCSEDNTLPPLAWRSYCAPAELSQQQLLDPCSLPCTLESLYNPASVWGHTDSLGLHRKAYLETTFVDIDPASPLDKKLLEEERDGHSTSYSTDEDDLLPDYEDSSSEDFSDTDSESNFPLMIPQDYLGLAVFSMLCCFWPLGIAAFYLSQKTNKAAAQGDFRGASSASRQALWLAVLSIIFGVVTYICAVAALISYLSGKPP, from the exons ATGGAAAGTCTGGATGAACTGGAACACCCTCTGCTGGGTGGCAGTCCCAAGCGCAGTGGAAGCAATGTTGGCAACAGCAATGCCAGTGGGTTGTTTAAAGGCATCTTAGTGAGATGCAGCGAGGACAATACGCTGCCCCCGCTGGCATGGAGGAGTTATTGCGCTCCGGCAGAATTGAGCCAACAACAACTGCTAGACCCATGCTCCCTCCCTTGTACCCTGGAGTCCCTCTACAACCCTGCCTCAGTCTGGGGTCACACAGACTCCCTGGGCCTACACAGGAAGGCCTACCTGGAGACAACCTTTGTGGACATTGACCCTGCCTCCCCactggacaagaagctgcttGAGGAGGAACGGGATGGTCACAGTACATCCTACAGCACTGACGAGGATGATCTACTGCCAGATTACGAG GACTCCTCGAGCGAAGACTTCAGTGACACAGACAGCGAGAGCAACTTCCCTCTGATGATCCCACAGGATTATCTGGGTCTCGCCGTATTCTCTATGCTCTGCTGCTTCTGGCCCCTCGGGATTGCTGCGTTCTACCTTTCCCAAAAG acCAATAAGGCGGCAGCTCAGGGGGATTTCCGGGGGGCCAGCTCCGCCTCCCGCCAGGCGCTTTGGCTGGCCGTGCTGTCCATCATCTTCGGCGTTGTCACGTATATCTGTGCAGTTGCTGCCCTCATCTCCTACCTGTCTGGGAAGCCACCCTAA